The following proteins are co-located in the Corynebacterium kalinowskii genome:
- a CDS encoding ABC transporter permease subunit yields the protein MSRWIFGVLIGYALLVPLFFADGAASFATALQPPSAQHVFGTDHFGYDLFIRTAESLRASLLVGAFSAAIAAFIGAALGLVSATVGGLMDRILMRLSDAVGAIPHLILSVVIVALFKGSLTALVLAIALTHWTTVARVVRSAVLAARTSAYVEAAYGAGASHWWVLRHHLAPAAAGQIVIALAMIAPHAIWHESALSFLGLGMQPDDPSLGTLLDLARADITQGAWWTLVFPGLALLATTLAGVSLIPRKRAAEPPEHIPTGTGALKAENLTIKVGEQVLLDRVSLRVEPGTIHLLIGDSGAGKTTLAKALLGIIPAGASMSGRVSRPAAVGFLPQAFTPVRRIGPQLAEVCGKDNVAALLDRVRLEPGVAKLFPHQLSGGMVQRAGLAGALANNPAYLIADEPTSALDPELRSALLATLRELADSGIGVLLVSHDVAAATAIADQVTVLEKVRHG from the coding sequence ATGTCTAGGTGGATCTTCGGGGTGCTCATCGGCTATGCGCTATTGGTTCCTTTGTTCTTCGCCGACGGCGCAGCCTCCTTCGCCACCGCGCTACAACCACCGAGCGCTCAGCATGTGTTCGGCACCGATCACTTCGGCTACGACCTATTTATCCGCACCGCCGAGTCGCTGCGGGCATCGCTGCTGGTGGGCGCGTTCTCTGCGGCCATTGCTGCGTTCATCGGCGCTGCCCTCGGACTGGTGTCTGCCACTGTCGGCGGCCTGATGGACCGCATCCTCATGCGCCTGAGCGACGCCGTCGGCGCCATCCCACACTTGATTCTGTCCGTGGTCATCGTGGCGTTGTTCAAGGGTTCGCTGACGGCATTAGTGCTGGCCATTGCTCTAACGCACTGGACCACCGTGGCGCGAGTCGTGCGCTCGGCCGTCCTGGCGGCGCGGACCTCGGCCTACGTGGAAGCTGCCTACGGGGCAGGAGCCAGCCACTGGTGGGTGCTGCGCCACCACCTTGCACCCGCGGCCGCGGGACAAATCGTTATCGCCCTGGCGATGATCGCTCCGCATGCCATCTGGCACGAGTCGGCGCTGTCTTTCCTCGGCCTTGGCATGCAACCCGATGACCCCTCGCTGGGCACCCTACTTGATCTCGCGCGGGCGGATATCACCCAGGGTGCCTGGTGGACACTGGTGTTCCCCGGGCTCGCGCTGCTGGCCACCACCTTGGCCGGAGTCAGCCTCATCCCACGAAAGCGTGCAGCCGAGCCGCCGGAGCACATTCCTACCGGCACAGGCGCACTGAAAGCAGAGAATCTCACCATCAAGGTGGGGGAACAAGTACTGCTCGACCGTGTCTCCTTGCGCGTCGAGCCTGGCACCATCCACTTGCTCATCGGAGACTCCGGGGCAGGCAAGACGACCCTGGCCAAGGCTCTGCTCGGCATCATTCCAGCAGGTGCGTCGATGAGCGGTCGGGTATCGCGCCCGGCTGCCGTCGGATTTCTGCCCCAAGCGTTCACCCCGGTGCGACGGATTGGGCCGCAACTGGCTGAAGTGTGCGGGAAGGACAACGTTGCAGCGCTGCTGGATCGGGTACGGCTGGAACCGGGCGTCGCAAAGCTGTTCCCGCACCAGCTTTCGGGCGGGATGGTGCAGCGTGCCGGCCTGGCTGGGGCGCTGGCGAACAACCCGGCTTACCTCATCGCGGACGAACCAACGAGCGCGCTGGATCCTGAGCTGCGTTCGGCGTTGCTGGCGACACTTCGCGAGCTCGCTGATTCCGGGATTGGTGTCCTCCTCGTCAGCCACGACGTTGCGGCGGCGACCGCCATCGCAGACCAAGTGACGGTGCTGGAGAAGGTGCGACATGGCTAG
- a CDS encoding ABC transporter permease, with translation MIALRLLAIAATVFGVTFAIFGLSAASPLDPLAYQLGARYGQYTEAERAELAVSLGLDRPWWQQFLNWWSAVFQGDLGYSRIYRKPVADVVAERLPWTALLSGFGLALMLVAVVALALWAARKPRGLIARGMDGFGVLLAATPSFVYALGVIAVFGVALHAIPLGGAAPPGVAPTLAGVGPYVVAPGMVLALSLASWPLLATVEATREAASSPAVLSARLRGVPESQVVLRHVLPVSLLPLVTVVGARLGELVVGAVIVESVFSWPGLAQATVEAAVATDFPLLAFVTAATTVLVMLGSLLSDIAYLLLDPRVSDV, from the coding sequence ATGATAGCTCTGCGACTGTTGGCGATTGCCGCAACCGTGTTCGGCGTGACCTTTGCCATCTTCGGGCTGAGCGCCGCATCGCCCCTCGATCCCTTGGCGTACCAGCTCGGCGCGCGATACGGACAGTACACCGAAGCCGAACGTGCCGAGCTGGCCGTTTCGCTCGGGCTGGATCGGCCGTGGTGGCAGCAGTTTTTGAACTGGTGGTCGGCCGTGTTCCAAGGGGATCTCGGCTATTCCCGTATCTATCGCAAACCGGTTGCGGACGTCGTCGCGGAACGGTTGCCGTGGACGGCGCTGCTCTCCGGGTTCGGGCTCGCTTTGATGCTGGTGGCGGTGGTGGCGCTCGCGCTGTGGGCGGCGCGAAAACCTCGTGGACTAATTGCCCGCGGGATGGATGGATTCGGCGTGCTGCTGGCAGCCACGCCCTCCTTCGTCTACGCGCTTGGCGTCATCGCGGTCTTCGGAGTGGCGCTGCACGCCATTCCGCTGGGAGGCGCTGCCCCGCCTGGTGTGGCACCGACGCTAGCCGGGGTTGGGCCGTACGTGGTCGCGCCGGGGATGGTGCTTGCGCTGTCTTTGGCATCCTGGCCACTGTTGGCAACGGTCGAAGCAACCAGAGAGGCTGCCAGTTCTCCGGCGGTGCTCAGCGCGCGCTTGCGGGGTGTGCCCGAATCGCAGGTGGTGTTGCGCCACGTGCTGCCGGTTTCGTTGCTGCCCCTGGTGACCGTGGTGGGCGCGCGGCTCGGTGAGCTCGTGGTCGGGGCGGTGATTGTGGAGTCGGTATTTTCCTGGCCAGGTCTTGCCCAGGCGACCGTGGAAGCGGCCGTGGCTACCGATTTTCCCTTGTTGGCCTTTGTCACCGCGGCCACCACCGTATTGGTGATGCTCGGTTCACTGTTGTCCGACATCGCCTATCTCTTGCTGGATCCGCGGGTGAGCGATGTCTAG